One Bacteriovorax sp. PP10 DNA window includes the following coding sequences:
- a CDS encoding RCC1 domain-containing protein encodes MNFFLSTLFILLSFTVQAGGILPMAGFSQPSTLKVKQISTGMDFNCALLEDGSLKCWGKNDNGELGQKTAILVPNADPAQIVWDHMGDVAGEMEKLPSINFGVGKKVLQVSAGGDSTCAIMENSRIKCWGNNSVGQLGYGDTDNRGMTDAEMLALPDVDLGDDSGRPYTALQVSQGSNHTCAILDNSKIKCWGYNNFGMLGIENNDIHGDVPGTMGNNLPFVNLGTDGGGRELKAVQIVAGFALTCALLDDSSVKCWGANFSGQLGEGDTNWKGDGVGEMGNGRPAINLGTGLKARQISTNGEFVCALLNNGQIKCWGNNGNYQVKTGNNTNHIGDQANEMGDNLVALNLGTNVKAIQVAASSDHVCALIDDGGVKCWGYNGYGQLGKGHTNIIGSSAAQMGDNLLPIDLGTNKKAIQISASAYNSCALLSDGSHKCWGVNNMGQLGKGNTSSIGVSAGQMGDSLLPIKMGKRTSRLLRVAGTKAKISHAHQGIKTVESTTNHACAILENLKLKCWGLSGWGELGYSNTTSKGDVAGTMGNALLEVDLGTNAIVKMVAIGQSHTCALMGDSQIKCWGRNTAGALGYGDNTQRGHTTGTMGAALTNINLGANVKALQVTAGYDSSCALLDDSTVKCWGLNSYGQLGQTTSADTNSIPASAIVLGEKVLSISSGVYSNCAILFSGNVKCWGRNNMGQLGQNNTSNYGFTGYAMSSLGNINLGTGRTALSIVIGDEHACAILDNSSVKCWGSNSSGQLGLGTSVAKVGNAAGDMTGLATVNLGSRKAKQLALGTLHTCVLTEIGTVLCWGSNSNGQLGVGNTTSKGTAAADMGTNLVAVDFGAGRFATQISAGLQHTCAVLDDSSVKCWGNGIYGSLGQNGTADIGKTSANEISLLMPINLGTGK; translated from the coding sequence ATGAATTTCTTTTTAAGCACATTATTTATTCTCTTATCATTTACTGTCCAGGCCGGAGGAATTCTTCCAATGGCAGGCTTTAGCCAACCTTCTACATTAAAAGTAAAACAAATCTCCACTGGAATGGATTTTAATTGTGCGCTTTTAGAAGATGGATCACTAAAGTGCTGGGGAAAAAATGACAACGGAGAATTAGGTCAGAAGACGGCCATCCTTGTTCCCAATGCGGACCCTGCACAGATTGTTTGGGACCATATGGGTGATGTTGCCGGTGAGATGGAAAAACTTCCTTCAATTAATTTTGGTGTGGGAAAAAAAGTCTTACAGGTTTCTGCGGGAGGCGATTCTACTTGCGCGATTATGGAAAATTCTCGAATCAAGTGTTGGGGAAATAATTCAGTTGGACAGCTCGGTTATGGAGATACAGACAATAGAGGAATGACAGACGCAGAAATGTTGGCATTACCTGATGTGGACTTAGGTGACGATTCTGGAAGACCATACACTGCACTTCAAGTTTCTCAAGGCTCAAATCATACATGCGCTATTTTAGATAATTCAAAAATAAAATGCTGGGGTTATAACAATTTTGGAATGCTTGGGATCGAAAATAATGACATTCATGGTGATGTGCCGGGAACGATGGGAAATAATTTACCATTCGTAAATTTGGGGACGGATGGTGGAGGGAGAGAATTAAAAGCAGTTCAAATCGTTGCTGGTTTTGCTCTTACATGTGCTTTACTCGATGACTCTTCAGTAAAATGTTGGGGTGCTAACTTCTCAGGACAATTAGGTGAAGGTGATACAAACTGGAAAGGGGACGGTGTTGGAGAAATGGGAAATGGCAGACCCGCCATCAATTTAGGTACTGGATTAAAAGCACGACAAATTTCAACCAATGGAGAATTTGTGTGTGCTCTTTTAAATAACGGGCAAATTAAATGCTGGGGAAATAACGGAAACTATCAAGTAAAAACTGGAAATAACACTAACCACATTGGTGATCAGGCCAATGAGATGGGCGATAATCTAGTCGCATTAAATCTTGGTACCAATGTGAAAGCAATTCAAGTAGCAGCGTCATCTGATCATGTATGTGCATTGATAGATGATGGAGGTGTGAAGTGCTGGGGTTACAACGGGTATGGGCAATTAGGAAAAGGGCATACAAATATCATCGGTAGTTCGGCAGCACAAATGGGCGATAATCTTTTGCCAATTGATTTAGGTACAAATAAAAAGGCGATTCAGATATCGGCCAGTGCATATAATTCATGCGCTCTTCTTAGTGATGGTTCACATAAGTGCTGGGGGGTAAATAATATGGGCCAACTTGGAAAAGGCAATACAAGTAGTATTGGTGTTTCTGCCGGACAGATGGGTGATAGTTTACTTCCTATCAAGATGGGAAAACGTACATCAAGACTTTTAAGAGTGGCAGGAACTAAGGCAAAAATAAGTCATGCTCACCAAGGAATTAAAACAGTCGAGAGTACTACTAATCACGCTTGTGCAATTTTAGAAAATTTAAAATTGAAATGCTGGGGACTTAGTGGATGGGGAGAGCTTGGATATAGCAATACAACGAGTAAAGGGGATGTCGCAGGGACCATGGGGAATGCCTTACTTGAAGTTGATCTTGGCACAAATGCTATTGTAAAAATGGTCGCGATTGGCCAGTCTCATACATGTGCATTGATGGGAGACTCTCAGATAAAATGTTGGGGAAGAAATACTGCCGGAGCTTTGGGCTATGGAGATAATACTCAACGTGGGCACACTACTGGTACAATGGGGGCAGCACTTACCAATATTAACCTGGGAGCAAACGTGAAGGCATTACAAGTCACTGCTGGTTATGATTCTTCATGTGCTCTCTTGGATGACTCTACAGTAAAATGCTGGGGCCTGAATTCTTATGGACAGCTTGGCCAGACAACAAGTGCTGATACCAATTCGATACCTGCTAGTGCAATTGTTCTGGGAGAAAAAGTATTATCGATTTCAAGTGGAGTCTATTCTAATTGTGCTATTTTATTTTCCGGAAACGTTAAGTGTTGGGGAAGAAATAATATGGGACAATTGGGGCAAAATAATACTTCCAATTATGGTTTTACCGGCTATGCAATGTCATCTCTTGGAAATATTAATTTGGGAACTGGAAGGACCGCTTTAAGTATTGTTATTGGAGATGAACATGCGTGTGCAATTTTGGATAACTCTTCTGTAAAATGTTGGGGGTCAAACAGTAGTGGACAACTTGGTCTTGGAACATCAGTGGCCAAGGTTGGAAATGCTGCTGGAGATATGACAGGACTTGCTACTGTCAATTTAGGTAGCAGGAAAGCAAAACAACTTGCTCTTGGCACATTACATACATGTGTATTGACAGAAATTGGAACAGTTCTTTGTTGGGGTTCGAATTCAAATGGTCAATTAGGTGTTGGAAATACAACCTCAAAAGGAACGGCCGCTGCTGACATGGGAACTAACCTGGTTGCAGTGGACTTCGGGGCCGGAAGATTTGCGACTCAAATAAGTGCCGGGTTACAGCATACATGCGCAGTTTTAGATGATTCAAGCGTAAAATGTTGGGGAAATGGTATTTATGGATCTTTAGGACAAAATGGAACAGCTGATATAGGAAAAACATCTGCTAATGAAATATCTTTGCTTATGCCAATTAATTTAGGGACTGGAAAATAA
- a CDS encoding AMP-binding protein, which produces MSQSNTQKFREARDYLLKNRLDYNKVIKEFKWPAFDDFNWARDWFDVYAGETNKTALWIKRDGESDSKLTYAELSERSNKLSSYLQKIGVQKGDRIIVLLPNIVATWEMTLAAIKIGAVLVPTSVLATKGEITDRISRCHAKFLVTEASCMDKISDEFVITKILVGPPVRGWLSYEDAYSEKNNYNIITTKATDPLLLYFTSGTTSKAKLVQHTHQSYPVGHFSSMYWIGIQENDIHQNISSPGWAKHAWSSFFAPFNAGATNFVHDYARFDAKTTINYLSECKVNTLCAPPTVWRMLILEELGKVPSALREAASAGEPLNPEVIEEIQAAWGITIRDGYGQSETTAQIGNTPGQFIKLGSMGRPLPGYSIALLDADYNEVKDGEVAIRLAANPIALMDGYMDDMEKTKEVMRNGYYRTGDEATMDKDGYIFFVGRGDDVFKSSDYRISPFELESVLIEHPYVAEAAVVPSPDDLRTNLPKAFIALVPGVEMTKEVAEEILLYAKEHLPPYKRIRKVEFTVLPKTISGKIRRVELRNLEKDRIKQGLRGENEYFLSDFTRREIKE; this is translated from the coding sequence ATGTCACAATCAAATACACAAAAATTTAGAGAAGCGAGAGACTACCTGCTTAAGAATAGACTTGATTACAATAAAGTAATTAAAGAGTTCAAATGGCCAGCATTCGATGATTTCAACTGGGCACGTGATTGGTTTGATGTGTACGCAGGAGAAACAAATAAAACTGCTCTATGGATTAAAAGAGATGGCGAAAGCGATTCAAAATTAACTTATGCAGAGTTATCAGAGCGATCAAATAAACTTTCGTCTTACTTGCAAAAAATTGGCGTGCAAAAAGGTGATCGCATTATCGTACTACTTCCGAATATTGTCGCAACATGGGAGATGACTTTAGCTGCGATTAAAATTGGCGCAGTCCTGGTTCCGACTTCAGTACTGGCCACTAAAGGGGAAATCACTGACAGGATAAGCAGATGTCATGCAAAGTTCTTAGTCACTGAAGCTTCATGCATGGATAAAATTTCTGATGAATTTGTTATTACTAAAATCCTGGTCGGGCCTCCTGTGAGAGGATGGCTCAGTTACGAAGACGCTTACAGCGAAAAAAATAATTACAACATCATTACAACCAAAGCAACCGACCCACTTCTTTTATATTTTACGTCAGGAACAACTTCAAAAGCTAAACTTGTTCAACATACGCATCAAAGTTATCCAGTAGGACATTTTTCAAGTATGTACTGGATCGGAATTCAGGAGAATGATATTCACCAAAATATCAGTTCACCTGGTTGGGCCAAACATGCATGGAGCAGCTTCTTTGCACCATTCAATGCTGGGGCAACTAATTTTGTTCACGACTACGCACGCTTTGATGCCAAAACGACGATCAATTATTTAAGTGAATGCAAAGTAAATACTCTTTGTGCTCCACCGACAGTTTGGAGAATGTTAATTCTTGAAGAATTAGGAAAAGTACCAAGTGCACTTCGTGAAGCGGCCAGTGCTGGTGAGCCATTAAATCCTGAAGTTATCGAAGAAATTCAAGCAGCATGGGGAATTACAATCAGAGATGGTTACGGTCAATCGGAGACGACTGCTCAAATTGGAAATACACCAGGACAGTTTATAAAATTAGGAAGCATGGGAAGACCACTTCCTGGTTATAGCATTGCTTTACTGGATGCCGACTATAATGAAGTTAAAGATGGTGAAGTGGCCATTAGGCTTGCAGCTAATCCTATTGCACTCATGGATGGTTACATGGATGACATGGAGAAAACCAAAGAGGTCATGAGGAATGGATATTACCGCACAGGGGATGAAGCTACGATGGATAAAGATGGTTATATCTTTTTCGTTGGACGCGGAGATGATGTTTTTAAAAGTTCGGATTATAGGATAAGTCCATTTGAGTTGGAGAGTGTGCTGATCGAGCATCCATATGTGGCAGAAGCTGCAGTCGTTCCGAGCCCTGATGACCTAAGAACAAACTTGCCGAAGGCCTTTATCGCACTGGTTCCAGGCGTTGAAATGACAAAAGAAGTTGCGGAAGAAATCCTATTATATGCAAAGGAGCATCTACCCCCTTATAAAAGAATCAGAAAAGTTGAGTTTACTGTTTTACCTAAAACGATTTCAGGGAAAATCCGCCGGGTTGAATTACGTAATTTGGAAAAGGATAGGATTAAGCAAGGTCTCAGAGGGGAAAATGAGTATTTTTTGAGCGATTTTACAAGGCGTGAAATAAAGGAATAA
- a CDS encoding nucleotide pyrophosphohydrolase: protein MKIINFEKLEEAVFKFSGDRDWDQFHSIKNLAMALSVESSELVEIFQWMKEEDSNKITSDETKFPKVKDEIADIFIYLIRLSSKLNINLEEAVMEKMKKNIEKYPVDQFKGSSRKYNE from the coding sequence ATGAAGATCATTAATTTTGAAAAACTAGAAGAAGCCGTTTTTAAATTTTCAGGCGATAGAGATTGGGATCAGTTCCACTCAATTAAAAATCTGGCAATGGCCTTAAGTGTGGAGTCGTCTGAATTAGTCGAAATCTTCCAATGGATGAAAGAAGAAGATTCTAACAAAATCACTTCTGATGAAACGAAGTTCCCAAAAGTAAAAGATGAGATCGCCGATATCTTTATTTATCTCATCAGGCTTTCTTCGAAGTTAAATATCAACCTGGAAGAAGCGGTCATGGAAAAGATGAAAAAGAATATTGAAAAGTATCCGGTTGATCAGTTTAAAGGTTCTTCAAGAAAGTATAACGAATAA